A single window of Vibrio sp. HB236076 DNA harbors:
- a CDS encoding OmpA family protein, whose protein sequence is MLSMVAFPTWAMLEKHYVATPEQSHWNLTEDTPLSCRLVHPIPNYGNAEFSARASKKLNLDFELKMWRPMARTRSVSLVSLPAPWQAGEAAQRLEKLEFFQQFDGYVGGQTAWVMLSELERGRQPTFSYQEWQDRNQRIEISLSSVLFQQSYNQFSRCIQNLLPYSFEDIAFTILHYERQGDKLTKASRKRLDQIAQYLKYNQDIDLVLVSAYLDTSLGKDESQDLTERRAQSLRDYFKTLGLPEERIEAQGFGKRRPIADNASPIGKDQNRRVVISFGRSGV, encoded by the coding sequence ATGTTGTCTATGGTCGCCTTTCCCACTTGGGCGATGCTAGAGAAGCACTATGTTGCAACGCCCGAACAATCGCATTGGAATCTAACTGAAGACACACCGCTGTCATGTCGTTTAGTTCATCCTATTCCAAATTACGGCAACGCTGAATTTAGCGCCCGTGCCAGCAAGAAGCTGAATTTAGATTTTGAGCTCAAAATGTGGCGGCCGATGGCGCGAACTCGGTCGGTGAGTTTGGTTTCTCTTCCCGCGCCTTGGCAAGCGGGAGAGGCGGCACAAAGGTTGGAAAAGTTAGAATTTTTTCAGCAATTTGATGGCTATGTCGGCGGGCAGACCGCGTGGGTGATGTTGTCGGAGTTAGAGCGTGGTCGTCAGCCGACCTTTAGTTATCAAGAGTGGCAAGATCGCAATCAACGCATTGAAATTTCGTTGTCTTCGGTGCTCTTTCAACAAAGTTACAATCAATTTAGCCGTTGTATTCAAAACCTTTTGCCTTATAGCTTCGAAGATATTGCTTTTACCATTCTTCATTATGAACGCCAAGGCGATAAGTTAACGAAGGCATCGCGTAAGCGCTTAGATCAAATTGCGCAGTATCTTAAATACAATCAAGACATTGATTTGGTGTTGGTATCAGCCTATCTCGATACCAGTTTAGGCAAAGACGAGAGTCAAGACTTAACGGAACGACGAGCGCAATCGTTGCGGGATTACTTTAAAACCTTAGGTTTACCTGAGGAGCGCATCGAAGCTCAGGGCTTTGGCAAACGCAGGCCAATCGCCGACAATGCATCACCGATAGGCAAAGATCAAAACCGTCGAGTGGTGATTTCTTTTGGTCGCAGTGGCGTATAG
- the rnt gene encoding ribonuclease T: protein MPAEQDATALKDRFRGFFPVVIDVETAGFNHQTDALLEICAITLKMDQDGQLRPASTMHFNILPFEGANLEPAALEFTGIRDPYSPLRGAVTEDVALKEIYKMVRKEQKAAECNRAIMVAHNAAFDLNFVNAANERCRLKRIPFHPFATFDTAALSGLAFGQTVLARACLTAGMTFDNNEAHSALYDTQKTADLFCKIVNKWQALGGWPVNDNNEEKM, encoded by the coding sequence ATGCCTGCAGAACAAGACGCCACCGCTTTAAAAGATCGATTCAGGGGCTTTTTTCCCGTTGTCATTGATGTTGAAACCGCGGGTTTTAATCACCAAACCGACGCCCTGTTGGAAATCTGTGCCATTACCTTAAAAATGGACCAAGACGGTCAATTGCGACCAGCCTCAACGATGCATTTCAATATCCTCCCTTTTGAAGGAGCGAATTTAGAGCCAGCAGCATTAGAATTTACCGGAATACGTGACCCCTATAGCCCACTACGCGGTGCCGTTACTGAGGATGTGGCTCTCAAAGAAATTTATAAAATGGTGCGCAAGGAACAAAAAGCCGCTGAGTGCAATCGCGCTATCATGGTCGCTCACAATGCCGCTTTTGATTTAAATTTTGTTAATGCGGCTAACGAGCGTTGCAGACTAAAACGCATCCCTTTCCACCCCTTCGCGACCTTCGATACTGCCGCGCTCAGTGGCTTGGCGTTTGGCCAAACCGTTCTTGCTCGAGCTTGCCTTACTGCCGGTATGACCTTCGACAATAACGAAGCCCACTCCGCATTGTATGATACACAAAAGACGGCCGATTTATTCTGTAAAATCGTCAATAAGTGGCAAGCCCTTGGGGGTTGGCCGGTTAATGATAACAATGAAGAAAAAATGTAA
- a CDS encoding Na+/H+ antiporter family protein encodes MNPVVLSVCVMLVLALMRVNVVVALTFSAIVGGWYSGMSLTDAVSTFEGGLGGGATIALSYAMLGTFAVAISRSGVTDLLAQSVIKRFIGHENQTASTGLKYGLIFALVLITMSSQNIIPVHIAFIPILIPPLLGVFAKLKLDRRLVACVLTFGLITPYMVLPIGFGGIFLNNILLKNLHDNGLTEITAGQIPHAMLLPGAGMVFGLLVAVLISYRKPREYAVTEYTAPQAEQKTINPRHIIVSMVAIVAALSVQLLSGSMIIGALAGFTVFNLGGVIAWKDTNDVFTKGVHLMAMIGFIMIAAAGFAEVMKATNGVETLVQSLSTSIGDNKPLAAFLMLVVGLLVTMGIGSSFSTIPIIATIYVPLAIAFGFSPMATVALVGTAAALGDAGSPASDSTLGPTSGLNVDGQHEHIWQTVVPTFLHYNLPLIGFGWLAAMTL; translated from the coding sequence ATGAATCCTGTTGTTTTATCTGTTTGCGTCATGCTGGTTTTGGCATTGATGCGCGTAAATGTGGTGGTCGCTCTGACCTTTAGTGCCATCGTTGGTGGTTGGTACTCTGGCATGAGCTTAACGGATGCCGTCTCGACCTTTGAAGGTGGCTTAGGCGGCGGCGCTACCATCGCATTAAGTTATGCCATGTTAGGGACCTTTGCCGTGGCAATCTCTCGCTCTGGCGTGACGGATCTACTCGCTCAATCCGTTATTAAACGTTTTATTGGTCATGAAAACCAAACCGCCTCTACGGGCTTAAAATACGGTTTGATTTTTGCGCTGGTTTTGATCACCATGTCATCGCAGAACATTATCCCAGTACACATCGCCTTTATTCCGATTTTGATCCCTCCCCTTTTAGGCGTTTTTGCCAAGCTCAAACTTGACCGTCGCTTGGTCGCATGTGTGTTAACCTTTGGCTTGATCACTCCCTATATGGTGTTGCCCATTGGCTTTGGCGGTATTTTCTTAAACAATATCTTGTTGAAAAACCTTCACGATAATGGCTTAACCGAGATTACGGCAGGGCAAATCCCTCATGCCATGTTATTGCCAGGGGCAGGAATGGTATTTGGCTTGCTGGTTGCAGTGTTGATTAGCTATCGCAAACCTCGTGAATACGCGGTTACCGAGTACACGGCGCCACAAGCTGAGCAGAAAACCATTAACCCAAGACACATCATAGTATCGATGGTGGCCATTGTTGCTGCGCTAAGTGTGCAATTACTATCTGGCTCAATGATTATTGGTGCTCTTGCTGGTTTCACCGTATTCAACCTCGGTGGTGTCATTGCTTGGAAAGACACGAACGATGTGTTTACCAAAGGCGTCCACTTAATGGCAATGATTGGCTTTATTATGATTGCCGCTGCCGGCTTTGCCGAAGTCATGAAGGCCACCAATGGTGTCGAAACCTTAGTGCAATCATTATCGACCTCAATTGGTGATAATAAACCACTGGCCGCCTTTTTGATGCTCGTCGTGGGCTTATTAGTCACCATGGGCATCGGCTCTTCATTTTCAACCATCCCAATCATCGCCACCATTTATGTGCCACTCGCCATTGCCTTTGGCTTTTCACCGATGGCGACGGTGGCACTAGTAGGAACCGCTGCCGCTCTAGGAGATGCTGGCTCTCCAGCTTCAGACTCGACGTTAGGCCCAACCTCAGGCTTGAATGTAGATGGACAACACGAACACATTTGGCAAACGGTTGTACCCACCTTTTTGCATTACAATTTGCCACTGATAGGTTTTGGTTGGTTAGCCGCGATGACGCTCTAA
- a CDS encoding Grx4 family monothiol glutaredoxin — protein METIDKIKQQIEENTILLYMKGSPKLPSCGFSSQASQALMACGEKFAYVDILQNPDIRAELPKYAQWPTFPQLWVEGELIGGCDIILEMFQKGELQPLVKEAAAKAQPEE, from the coding sequence ATGGAAACGATTGATAAAATTAAACAGCAAATTGAAGAAAACACCATTCTACTTTACATGAAAGGCTCACCTAAGTTGCCAAGTTGTGGTTTCTCTTCACAAGCATCACAAGCGCTTATGGCGTGTGGTGAAAAATTTGCTTATGTTGATATTCTGCAAAACCCTGATATTCGTGCTGAATTGCCAAAATACGCGCAATGGCCAACGTTCCCACAGCTTTGGGTTGAAGGCGAATTGATCGGTGGTTGTGACATCATTCTAGAGATGTTCCAAAAAGGTGAACTGCAACCTTTAGTCAAAGAAGCGGCAGCAAAAGCACAACCTGAAGAATAA